The following coding sequences lie in one Thermosulfuriphilus ammonigenes genomic window:
- a CDS encoding HPr family phosphocarrier protein — protein sequence MEFRASFVINNKLGLHARPAAKLAKLACAYKAQVFLVRAGQMADAKSVLDILTLACPPGTNLEVVAKGPDAEEAIEAILKLVKEKFGEE from the coding sequence ATGGAATTCCGGGCCTCCTTCGTTATCAACAATAAACTGGGACTCCATGCTCGACCGGCAGCCAAGCTGGCCAAGCTAGCCTGTGCTTATAAGGCCCAGGTGTTCCTTGTCCGGGCCGGCCAGATGGCCGATGCCAAGAGTGTACTCGATATACTCACTCTGGCCTGCCCTCCGGGAACAAACTTAGAGGTAGTAGCCAAGGGGCCAGATGCCGAAGAGGCCATAGAGGCCATACTTAAACTGGTCAAAGAAAAGTTCGGTGAAGAATAA
- the ptsP gene encoding phosphoenolpyruvate--protein phosphotransferase: MKQESIKLKGIGASPGIAIGEVFLIDRGRIKVTQRPLLRPEEIELEVARLRGAVSQALSELKAIKNKIPDEILGQSSIIDAHLLILNDPLLIERTISFIRQEKVNAEWALVMALREIERAFSNIEDEYLRNRFQDVQHVVDRILGILTGTRPADPAAIPNQAIVVAHDLSPADTIQMRPNRVLALLTNMGSRTSHTAIVARSLGIPAVVGLEKITDLVSSGSFVIVDGLEGLVIIEPTQEEIARYEGLRDEFERFRLEIVRAAHLPAETLDGHQIKVKANIELLEEVPVILEHGAEGVGLFRTEFLYLNRSTPPGEEELYQVYREVVERLAPFPVTIRTLDIGGDKLARGIHHPRETNPALGLRSIRLCLKEPEIFRSQLRAILRASLYGRLRIMFPMVSGLQELLEAKALLAEVIEELRSEGINIPSIPIGAMIEVPTAVAIADILAQEVDFFSIGTNDLIQYSLAIDRVNEHVAHLYEPLHPGILRMIKQVTEVGHEAGIEVGMCGEMAGELLYVPLLLGLGLDELSMNALSIPRVKKLIRCLKVSECQELAREILKLATPEAIKELLLQRLPKILPESFADLLEKVAA; this comes from the coding sequence ATGAAACAAGAGAGCATCAAACTCAAGGGCATCGGGGCCTCACCGGGGATTGCCATTGGTGAGGTCTTCCTCATTGATCGGGGAAGGATAAAAGTCACCCAGCGCCCACTCCTGCGCCCAGAAGAGATAGAACTCGAAGTGGCCCGACTAAGAGGGGCGGTCTCCCAGGCCTTAAGCGAGCTTAAGGCCATAAAAAATAAGATTCCCGACGAAATTCTGGGGCAGTCTTCCATAATAGATGCCCATCTTCTTATTCTCAATGACCCTCTGCTTATTGAACGGACTATCTCCTTCATCCGACAGGAGAAGGTCAACGCCGAGTGGGCCCTGGTAATGGCCCTGAGGGAAATCGAGCGGGCATTTAGCAACATTGAGGATGAATATCTCCGCAACCGCTTCCAAGATGTCCAGCACGTAGTAGACCGCATCCTCGGTATCTTGACGGGGACCAGACCGGCTGATCCCGCCGCCATACCCAATCAGGCCATTGTGGTCGCCCACGATTTATCTCCGGCGGATACCATCCAGATGAGGCCCAATCGAGTCCTGGCCCTTCTCACCAACATGGGTAGCCGGACATCCCACACGGCCATTGTTGCCAGATCCCTGGGTATACCGGCCGTAGTCGGCCTAGAAAAAATAACTGATCTGGTCTCCAGCGGTAGTTTTGTCATTGTCGATGGTCTCGAAGGGCTGGTGATCATCGAGCCTACCCAAGAAGAGATTGCCCGCTATGAAGGTCTGCGGGATGAGTTTGAACGCTTTCGACTGGAGATTGTCCGGGCGGCCCATCTGCCGGCAGAAACCCTTGATGGACACCAGATCAAGGTCAAAGCCAACATCGAGCTCCTGGAAGAAGTTCCGGTAATTCTGGAGCACGGAGCCGAGGGAGTAGGTCTTTTCCGAACCGAATTTCTCTATCTCAACCGGAGCACCCCGCCTGGGGAGGAAGAGCTCTATCAAGTCTATCGGGAGGTGGTGGAAAGGCTGGCCCCCTTTCCGGTTACCATTCGCACCCTGGACATCGGGGGCGACAAACTGGCCCGAGGGATCCATCATCCTCGAGAGACCAACCCGGCCCTTGGCCTAAGGTCTATAAGACTCTGCCTTAAAGAACCGGAGATTTTCCGTAGCCAGTTGCGAGCCATCCTGCGGGCCAGCCTCTATGGCCGGCTTCGGATTATGTTCCCCATGGTCTCTGGCCTCCAGGAGCTTTTAGAGGCCAAAGCTCTGCTGGCCGAGGTTATTGAGGAACTCCGAAGCGAAGGCATAAATATCCCCTCCATCCCCATAGGGGCGATGATAGAAGTCCCCACAGCCGTGGCCATTGCCGACATCCTGGCCCAGGAAGTGGATTTTTTCAGCATCGGTACCAATGATCTTATTCAGTACAGCCTGGCCATTGACCGGGTCAACGAACATGTCGCTCACTTATATGAACCACTTCATCCGGGAATCCTGAGGATGATTAAACAGGTAACAGAGGTGGGTCATGAGGCCGGTATCGAGGTAGGGATGTGTGGAGAGATGGCCGGTGAGCTGCTCTATGTTCCCTTACTCCTCGGACTTGGCCTTGATGAGCTCTCCATGAACGCTCTTTCTATTCCCCGGGTCAAAAAACTAATCCGTTGCCTTAAGGTTTCTGAATGCCAGGAGCTCGCTAGAGAGATACTAAAGCTGGCCACCCCCGAGGCGATTAAAGAACTGCTCCTTCAGCGTCTCCCCAAGATATTACCGGAGAGTTTTGCCGACCTCCTAGAGAAGGTGGCCGCCTAG
- a CDS encoding SlyX family protein gives MVPDKKLMEQLKKKVQEELAAREIQVTEFWLEELNKIYAKRNLTLDALREEIRRLMEKMKTRVRTIKAGRL, from the coding sequence ATGGTTCCAGATAAAAAGCTCATGGAGCAACTCAAAAAAAAGGTTCAGGAGGAGCTGGCCGCCAGGGAGATCCAGGTTACCGAGTTCTGGCTAGAAGAGCTTAATAAGATCTACGCCAAACGCAACTTAACCCTTGACGCCTTGAGAGAGGAAATCCGTCGGCTTATGGAGAAGATGAAAACCCGTGTTCGAACCATTAAGGCCGGACGCCTCTAG
- the hemW gene encoding radical SAM family heme chaperone HemW, producing MPQAPPSQKAGIYIHIPFCRHKCPYCDFYSLPLKEASINLDEYVQALLKEWELRRPETEGLQFHSLYLGGGTPSLLSLRQIALIIDSLGPALTPKAEITLEANPETIDDIWLKGIRSLGVNRISLGIQSLSARGLEILRRHHGRRQALMAIEAARLAGFTNISVDIIFGWPGQRPQDLEAELHELLGLNPEHISCYELTIEEGTLFASWVKEGRIQPLGEESLTFFHLLVEEILTSGGFKRYEISNYALKGRECRHNLIYWENRPYLGLGAWAVSYLKGTRSQNPKLPLYLHYLASGHSPPRIEERLDLEATFRETTVLGLRLIKGISISELKGRFGIDPIHYYKTELEHLMAAGLIEIKRGRLRLTKQGRLLADEVGAYLV from the coding sequence ATGCCTCAAGCCCCCCCCTCACAAAAGGCTGGAATCTATATACACATCCCCTTCTGTCGCCACAAGTGTCCATACTGCGACTTTTATAGTCTGCCCCTAAAGGAGGCCTCTATAAATTTAGACGAATATGTTCAGGCACTCCTTAAGGAATGGGAACTAAGGCGCCCGGAGACCGAGGGGCTACAGTTTCACTCGCTTTATCTGGGCGGAGGGACTCCCAGCCTTCTTTCCCTTCGGCAGATAGCCCTCATCATTGACTCCCTTGGGCCGGCATTGACCCCGAAGGCGGAAATCACCCTGGAGGCCAACCCGGAAACCATTGATGATATCTGGCTTAAGGGAATCCGGTCTTTGGGGGTCAATCGCATCAGTCTGGGCATCCAGAGCCTTTCAGCCCGGGGTCTTGAGATCCTCCGTCGTCACCACGGACGCAGGCAGGCCCTGATGGCCATAGAAGCTGCCCGCCTAGCAGGGTTTACAAATATCTCCGTGGACATAATCTTTGGCTGGCCAGGCCAACGCCCCCAAGACCTGGAGGCCGAACTTCATGAGCTATTAGGGCTCAACCCTGAGCATATTTCTTGTTATGAGCTGACCATCGAAGAAGGAACTTTATTCGCCAGCTGGGTAAAAGAAGGCCGGATTCAGCCCCTGGGGGAGGAGTCGCTGACTTTTTTTCACCTGCTGGTGGAAGAGATCCTAACTTCAGGGGGGTTCAAGCGCTATGAGATATCAAACTATGCCCTAAAAGGGCGAGAGTGTCGACACAACCTCATCTATTGGGAAAACCGCCCTTATCTTGGGCTTGGAGCTTGGGCGGTCTCCTACCTTAAAGGAACAAGAAGCCAGAACCCCAAGCTCCCCCTTTACCTCCATTATCTGGCCTCTGGGCATTCTCCACCGAGGATAGAAGAGCGTCTCGACCTCGAGGCCACTTTTCGGGAGACTACAGTCCTGGGGTTAAGGTTGATTAAGGGAATATCCATTTCGGAACTTAAAGGCCGTTTTGGGATAGATCCGATCCACTATTATAAAACGGAGCTGGAACATCTAATGGCCGCAGGGCTCATTGAGATCAAAAGGGGCCGGTTGCGGCTCACCAAACAAGGTAGATTGTTGGCTGATGAGGTCGGGGCCTATCTGGTCTAG
- a CDS encoding complex I NDUFA9 subunit family protein — protein sequence MKVFVTGGTGFVGRTLLRILKSSGHQAVALVRAGSEAKVPPGVEIVSGDVLEDSSVLALKMAGCQAVIHLVGIIREFPRKGITFERLHPQATRNIVAAAKEAGIQRYLHMASLGTRPGATSAYHQSKWAAEEIVRDSGLDWTIFRPSVIFGPEDSFVNLLADLIRKSPFLPVIGDGNYRLQPVAVEVVAQAFVKALNLPETIGKTFEVCGPSPLTYNEIVRAVAQALSRRVVLIHLPVSLMRLAASLLGGFAFFPLTTDQITMLLEENVCQNTEVFYQTFDLPRVDFREGIARYLGK from the coding sequence GTGAAAGTCTTCGTGACCGGGGGTACAGGATTTGTCGGCCGGACCCTTCTTAGAATCCTAAAAAGCTCTGGACATCAAGCGGTGGCTCTAGTCCGAGCTGGTTCAGAGGCTAAAGTGCCTCCAGGGGTGGAGATCGTCTCTGGAGACGTTCTGGAGGATTCGTCCGTTTTGGCCCTTAAGATGGCCGGGTGCCAAGCCGTGATTCATCTGGTGGGTATCATCCGGGAATTTCCCCGAAAAGGGATCACCTTTGAAAGACTGCACCCTCAGGCTACCAGAAATATTGTAGCTGCTGCCAAGGAAGCCGGTATTCAGAGGTATCTTCACATGGCCTCCCTGGGGACAAGGCCTGGAGCCACTTCGGCCTATCATCAAAGTAAATGGGCTGCGGAAGAGATAGTAAGAGACTCCGGGCTTGACTGGACCATTTTTCGCCCCTCGGTAATCTTCGGGCCAGAAGATTCTTTTGTCAATCTTTTGGCTGATCTGATCCGCAAAAGTCCCTTTTTGCCGGTTATTGGCGATGGGAACTATCGACTTCAGCCGGTAGCCGTGGAGGTGGTGGCCCAGGCCTTTGTTAAGGCCCTTAATCTGCCCGAGACAATAGGTAAAACCTTTGAAGTCTGTGGCCCAAGCCCTCTTACCTACAACGAAATCGTCAGGGCTGTGGCCCAAGCCCTTTCTCGGCGAGTGGTCCTCATCCATTTACCTGTATCCCTGATGCGCCTTGCGGCCTCCCTTCTGGGAGGCTTTGCCTTTTTCCCCCTGACAACGGATCAGATAACCATGCTCCTTGAGGAGAATGTCTGCCAGAATACGGAGGTTTTCTATCAGACCTTTGACCTTCCTAGGGTGGATTTCCGGGAGGGAATCGCCCGCTACCTTGGCAAATAA
- the tmk gene encoding dTMP kinase, with protein sequence MRLPRHGLRRVFLLGRPRSGKTTVIKSFLHLYPGRLWGFYTEEVCESGRRLGFDVVTTEGQRVPLARRGAPGPKVGPYGVDISALNEVVAPLLRQAPVKALLVIDELGKMELKSREFIGAVEAILASNRPLLATLGQGRLSLLKAWRQLPQSLYLLVDEFTRDGLPQRLVAEFERPGVLVALEGIDGSGKTTLARALAEHLIARGKDVVLTQEPTTGIYGQKLRQLLGEGRASAEELLFLFLKDRQEHVKETILPALWAGKIVITDRYYFSTLAYQGAQGFSLEDLTLINQAIAPCPDLVFVLHLPLEKVPLRIRHRQRLESFEKDQGFLHQVERIFSRIKGDYIVHLAASQSPDELLARVLAELKAGGIL encoded by the coding sequence TTGAGACTGCCCCGCCATGGCCTCCGTCGAGTCTTTCTGTTGGGACGCCCCCGTTCTGGAAAGACCACGGTTATAAAATCCTTCCTGCACCTTTATCCGGGCAGACTCTGGGGGTTTTATACCGAAGAGGTCTGTGAGTCGGGGAGACGGTTAGGATTTGATGTTGTCACCACGGAGGGGCAGCGAGTTCCTTTGGCCCGCCGGGGGGCTCCGGGGCCCAAGGTTGGCCCCTATGGAGTCGATATCTCTGCCCTCAACGAGGTAGTCGCTCCCCTTTTAAGACAAGCTCCAGTCAAAGCCCTTTTGGTAATTGATGAACTAGGGAAGATGGAGCTTAAAAGTCGGGAGTTCATCGGGGCGGTAGAGGCTATTTTGGCCTCTAACCGCCCCTTGCTTGCCACTTTGGGGCAGGGCAGGCTCTCCCTTCTTAAGGCCTGGCGTCAACTTCCGCAGAGCCTTTACCTGCTGGTAGATGAGTTCACTCGAGATGGGCTTCCCCAAAGGCTGGTGGCCGAGTTTGAGCGGCCAGGAGTCCTGGTGGCCCTGGAGGGAATAGATGGTTCTGGTAAAACTACTTTGGCCCGGGCCCTGGCGGAACATCTGATCGCCAGAGGGAAGGATGTTGTTCTCACTCAAGAGCCTACCACCGGAATATATGGTCAGAAGCTTAGACAACTCCTGGGCGAGGGCAGGGCTTCGGCGGAGGAGCTGCTTTTTCTTTTCCTCAAAGATCGCCAAGAACATGTGAAAGAGACCATCCTGCCGGCCCTTTGGGCCGGAAAGATAGTTATTACCGACCGTTACTACTTTTCTACCTTGGCCTATCAGGGGGCCCAGGGATTCAGCCTTGAAGACCTGACCCTCATCAACCAGGCCATCGCCCCCTGTCCGGATTTGGTCTTTGTCCTTCACCTGCCTTTAGAAAAGGTTCCCTTAAGAATAAGGCACCGGCAACGCCTGGAGAGCTTTGAAAAAGATCAGGGCTTTCTCCATCAGGTGGAAAGAATCTTTTCTCGAATAAAAGGTGACTATATTGTTCACTTAGCGGCTAGCCAATCACCAGATGAGCTTTTGGCCCGGGTGCTGGCAGAGCTAAAAGCAGGAGGAATTCTGTGA
- a CDS encoding Smr/MutS family protein, translating to MKDLVDKDSLPSLDRLLPEPARDEAEDEACFKAAMAGVKPLSGHRRIVGWPFGSSLALKRKDDSCKELNLSDVSLRVEDLPEYMEELVCGTNPLILTYLREGLVSPQRHLDLHGLSVDQAQAALETFLRESVAAGCHCILIIHGRGLSSPRGPVLKGLVQRWLSRSFWRRYVVAFASAPPYDGGPGATYVLLRQRPAGKKHRRRRRR from the coding sequence TTGAAGGATTTGGTGGATAAAGATTCTCTGCCCTCTTTGGACCGCCTTCTTCCAGAACCGGCTCGAGATGAGGCTGAAGATGAGGCCTGCTTTAAGGCCGCCATGGCCGGGGTAAAGCCGCTTTCGGGGCACCGGCGGATTGTGGGCTGGCCCTTTGGCAGCTCTCTGGCTCTGAAAAGAAAGGATGATTCTTGCAAAGAGCTTAACCTTTCAGATGTTTCCCTCAGGGTGGAGGATCTTCCAGAATATATGGAGGAGCTGGTTTGTGGCACCAACCCCCTTATTCTTACTTATCTTCGGGAGGGTTTGGTTTCTCCTCAGCGGCATCTTGATCTCCATGGCCTCTCGGTAGATCAAGCCCAGGCGGCTCTGGAGACATTCCTTCGGGAGTCCGTGGCGGCCGGATGCCATTGTATCCTCATTATCCACGGCCGTGGCCTCTCTTCTCCTCGAGGACCTGTTCTGAAGGGTCTGGTTCAAAGGTGGCTCAGCCGAAGTTTCTGGCGTCGTTATGTCGTGGCCTTTGCTAGTGCTCCTCCTTATGACGGTGGTCCTGGGGCCACCTATGTGCTTTTGAGGCAAAGGCCCGCGGGAAAGAAACACCGGCGGCGGAGGAGACGTTGA
- a CDS encoding site-specific integrase has product MARIARKAPKSLPAEAHYSYRTEKTYLGWVRRFGEFTEFKPPEALTGEDFQDFLTHLAVERHVAPSTQNQALNALVFFLKGLEREVGPYIEAVKARERRRLPVVLTREEIQRSAFELKEPYYSMPYRAHAHAKQKVKK; this is encoded by the coding sequence TTGGCAAGAATTGCTCGAAAAGCCCCAAAAAGTCTTCCGGCGGAGGCACACTATTCTTACCGAACGGAAAAGACTTATCTAGGCTGGGTGCGCCGTTTTGGGGAGTTCACCGAATTTAAGCCCCCGGAAGCCCTTACCGGAGAAGACTTTCAGGACTTTCTCACCCATCTTGCCGTGGAAAGACACGTGGCGCCCTCCACACAGAATCAGGCCCTAAACGCCCTGGTTTTCTTCTTAAAAGGGCTTGAGCGGGAAGTAGGTCCCTACATTGAGGCCGTCAAGGCCAGGGAGAGACGGAGGCTTCCGGTAGTCCTCACCAGGGAAGAGATCCAAAGAAGTGCTTTTGAGCTAAAAGAGCCTTACTATTCTATGCCGTACCGCGCTCACGCGCACGCGAAGCAAAAAGTAAAGAAGTAG